Sequence from the Thermocaproicibacter melissae genome:
GAATACTTCAACAGTCAGGGTGTGGACATCAAGGTCATTTCAGGCGACAATCCCACCACGGTTTCACGCATTGCGCAGCGGGCAGGCCTGAAAAATGCGCAAAACTTCGTGGATGCTTCCAAATTGAAAACCCAAGCGGAACTCAGGGAGGCTGCGGAACGCTACACCGTGTTTGGCCGCGTCACGCCGAAGCAGAAGCTCGAGCTTGTGAAAGCACTGAAGGCGAAAAAGCACACGGTAGCCATGACGGGCGACGGCGTCAACGATGTTCCGGCGCTCAAGGAAAGCGATTGCAGCATCGCGATGGCATCCGGCAGCGACGCCGCACGCACGGTTTCAAACGTAGTCCTGCTCGATTCCGATTTTGCCAGCATGCCGCGCATTGTGAATGAGGGCCGCCGCTGCATCAACAACCTGCAGCGCTCCGCTACACTGTTCCTGGTAAAAGCGATTTTCTCGGCGCTGACCTCCGTCATCTTCATTTTCTTTGCCTGCAACTTCCCGTTCCAGCCGATTCAATTCACGCTCATCAATGCTGTCGCCATTGGCATTCCGTCGTTTTTCCTCGGCCTCGAGCCGAACCGAGACCGCCTGCACGGGAAATTCAGCCACAATGTCATGCGCAACTCACTGCCCGGAGCTTTGACGCTTACTTTCTGCATCTTAACGCTGTCCGCCATGTCTTTGCTGTTCCATTTCTCCGACGAGGAGCTCTCCACGCTTGCAGTTCTACTGGCAGGTTTTATTGAACTGATGATTCTGTTCCGCGTATGCTATCCGTTCAACATCATGCACATAGTCCTGTTTAGTTCGATGTGCACCATTTTCGTGCTTGCCCTGGCGCTATTCCCCACGTTCTTTGAGATAACCCCAATCACGTTCCCGATGATACTCGTGCTGGTCATGATGATAACACTGGCACTTTTCCTGATGCCGGCACTGATACACCTGTTCAATCGCATCATCTTTCGGAAAATCAATTACTGACAAGCCCGATTTTTCGGAAGTAAGCCTCGCTGGAGATGCCGGACGGCCTCAGAAAACACCCTAAGGAAAAAAGGCAGTCTGGGTCTCTCGTAATGTAGTTCATTTTCTCCAAGCATGTAAATGTCGCCTGAAAGCCCATTTCCCGCAGAATCGAATCGGAGCAGTCACTTACAGCTCCGAACGGGTAGACAAATGCAGTCGGCCGGAACCCGGTGTTTAACTCCAGCTCCGTCTGCATCTTTCCCACATCATTCTGCAGGATATCTTTGTAGGCCTGAAAATCTTCCCCCCAGCACTTCTGCGCTCCGAGGCGTCCCTTGGTGGTGTGGAGGTTGTAGCTGTGGTTCTGGAACTCCACAAGGCCGGAAGACATCATCTCCGTAATCTGGTCCCAAGTCAGGTAGGAATAGCTGGGGTGACCGGAATCTTTCTTTGAAAATTGATCCGTATAAGAACCAACCGGCGCAATGATAATCTTTGCGCCGTATTTTTTTGCCAGCGGGTAAGCATAAGTATAATTGTTATAGTACCCGTCATCGAAAGTCAGCATAATCGGCTTTGCAGGGAGCGGGGTGCCTATTTTGACATATTGAATCAAGTCCTGTACGTTGACAGTCTGGTATCCGTTTTCTTTCAAATAGTGCAAATCTCCTTCAAACTCATCGGGTGAAATGACATATTTGCCGAGACGTTTTTGCTCCTTCAGCATACTGTGGTACATAAGGACCGGAAGCTTGATGCTGCCAGCGGGAACATCTGTGGGGGCAGCGGAAGCATCTACGGCGGAAGCATTCACGGCAAAAGCAACCCCAGTACAGATTAAAACGGCGACGGCAGTGCAGACTGCCAGAACGGTACGGCTGATGCGAAACGAAACAAACATAACAATACCCGCCTCCCATCTAAAGATATGGTCAGGCGGGTATTCTCATGCCTAGCTGAAATTTCAGGTAACACCTCTTAGGTCAAACGGCGGAATAAACGATTTGCTTGCGGATTCACGCTCCTGAATATAACCGTCAAGACCCAGCTCAAACAGACGGTTCTGCACCTTCTCATATTCCCTCGCGGTGATTCTGCGCCCTAAGGGAGGAAAATCGGCGGCTTTGCCGCACGGAACATACTGCGCCATCACGCTGACGGGCACCCCGTCCGGCAGGTTCGCGGCAAGCCAGTCCAAAACCGCAATCGAATTTTTGGTATGCCCCGGCAGAATGAGGTGCCGCACCACGGTTCCCCGCTGCATCATGCCTGCCTCGTCATAGACCGCAGGCCCGGTCTGGCGCACCATTTCGAGAATCGCCGCCTTCGCCGTTTCGGGGTAATCCGGCGCACCGGAAAGCGACGCCGCCAACTCCGGTTGTATGTACTTAAAATCCGGAAGGTAAATATCCACATAGCCTTCCAGCATGCGGAGGGTCTCCAGTGTTTCGTATCCGCCGCAGTTGTAAACCACTGGCACAGACGGTTTGCGAATCGAAAGCGCTTCTAGGATGGCTGGGACAAAATGCGTCGGTGTTACGAGATTGATATTATGTGCGCCCTGTTCCTCCAGCTTCTGAAAGATTTCGGAAAGCTCTTTCGGCGTAACCCGTTTTCCCACTTCTTTGACTGTGCTGATGGAATAGTTCTGGCAAAAGACGCACCCAAGCGGGCACCCGGTGAAAAAGACGGCGCCGGAACCGCGTGTTCCGCTGATGCAAGGTTCCTCCCAGAAATGCAGCGCCGCGCGCGCAATTACGGGGTCTGTACCCATTCCGCACCTTCCGCTGCCGCTCTCCGCTGTACGGCGGGCTCCGCAGCGGCGCGGGCAAAGCGTGCAGGCTTCTTGAATCATGCTTCCGCCTCCTCGGTCAGTGCAAGGAAGGCAGCAAGGCCGCCCCGTTTTCCGCCGGTCGCGCGGTGCGAGAACAGCAGGTTGGAATTGCACTTCGTGCAGATTTCCGCCACCGTAATGGAAGAAGCCTTCAGCCCCGCACGCATCAGGATACGGCGGTTTGTCTCCCAAAGATCAATGTGAAACTTCCCGTTTCCGTCGTCGTGAATCAATTCCTGCGGGTTTAAATCCGTCAGCTGCGCAAACGCATCGCGAACAGGAGCATCCACCTCAAAGCAGCACGGCCCGATGGAGGGGCCAATCCCCGCCAGCATATCCTGCGGGCGGCTGCCGAACTCGCGCGTCATTGCCTCTACGGCCGCAGAGGCAATCCGTGCCACCGTTCCGCGCCACCCCGCATGGGCAAGCCCAACGGCGTGCTTTACCGGGTCCAAGAGGAAAATCGGAACGCAGTCTGCATAATGGGTGACAAGCGTAACACCCGGCTCATTGGTAATCAGCCCGTCTACGCTCTGCATATCCTTCGGCTTCCAAATTCCGATGCCGCAATGCTCTTTCCCCACGCGGCGAATGTTTGTATGATGATCCTGTGCGGACGAAACAAGCGAATTGAAATTGAAACCGACTGCGTTGCAGAAACGGCGGTAGTTTTCCAGAACATTTTCATCGCTGTCTCCTCTTCCGAACCCGAGGTTCATGGAAGAAAACTCATTTTGACTGACTCCGCCGGCACGTGTGGAAAACGCATGTCGCACGAAGGAATATGTGGAAAACGACGGGAATGTAAGGTATTGCACCCCGCCGCTGTTATGAAGCTCCATATTTTTTGCATCGAATTGCATCGAACGGCCTCCCGAAAACAGATTGCCTTGATTGTATCACAGACCGCTTCCAAAGTCCATGCGGGAGGCCGAAGATGCACCCCGCAGAAGTCAGCGGTAGATCGTTACGAACTTGATGTTGAAGAAATCGCACACCAGAAGGTCGTCTGTCATGGCCTCCTGAAGAATGATGAAGTTTGCGCCAACAGCGAGAAGTTTTCCCGATTTTTCAAGGTAGGTGTTTGCTCCCACCAAAAACTCCACTTTCACGCGGTTGCCAATTTGAGTGCGGAGAAAACCGTTCAGGAACTGCACGCTGTCTGCTGCCATTCCCACGCCTTCCTCCTGGTCTGCCATCGGCATACCCGACCCGGGAAGACTGGGGCCGCCCTGCATCCCCTGCATCTGTTGCATTCCGGATGTTCCCTGATTCATCATCCCGGATGTGCCCTGGTTCATCATCCCGGATGTTCCTTGGTTCATTCCACCGATGTCTAAATTATTGATAAGCGGTGTAGGCTGTTGAGTAAGCCCCTGCGGAAGTCCGCTGGAGTGACTTGTTGTGTAAGTCGCTCGGAAATCTGAAGTCTGCATATTCATCTTATGAATCCTCCTAGGTTTTCGCGTATTTTTCAGTTGGAATATAGAAGCAGTGCTGACCGATTCGTGTCAGGAACTGACCTGTTTGGTTTGGCGGAAAATACTGAATACAAGACGGTTTGAAAGGATTGAAATAAAACAGCGAGTTCGCAACAGCGTTCAGCGTACCGTTGGCCATGGCCCAGTCTGCAATCTCATAATGAGTATCATTGGGGACCATGTTGTATATGTTTTGTGGATTATAGGCCCCTCCCACAACTTCTTTCATGCAGGTGAACTGACCGGCCTGGGTGATGATGGCACGCATATCTCCGCCTTTGCTGACGCGGAAAAACTCGCCGTAAGGCACATTGGTGCGGTTTACAATAACCGAAGCGACGGCCTGCATTCCGGTGTAGCCCTCGCCGTCTGCTTCGCACATCAGCAGCCGCGCCAAAAGTTCGCGAGTCGTGTATGGCATAAGATTCCCGTTCCTTTATCGAATTTGAAAGTTCTGCTGACATTACTATATGCAGCAGAAGGAAGTCCTGCACTCGAAAAAGAATCCTGAAAATGAAAAAAGCAGGCTGTAAAGCCTGCTTTCTTTGTGATTCTGTTAATTTTATTTGCCCGAACAAATCTCCCCGACAATGCGGCTGACGACTGCACCGTCGGCACGGCCCTTGACCTGCGGCATGAGTTCCTTCATGATGCGCCCGCGATCTTTCGGGGTAGGTGCCGTAATGCCGAGTGAAGCGAGAACGCTCTGAATCGTCTTGCGGATTTCCTCTTCGCTCATTTCTTTCGGGGCAAATTCCTCAAGAACGGAAAGCGCAAACCTGCTCTTGCTCAGAATATCTTCGCGGTCTTTCGGTGTGGTTTCCAAGGTTTCCTTCACTTGCTTGATTTCTTTGCGAACGACTTCGTTTTCCTCGGCTTCCGTCAGGTCTGCCTGCTTATCGATCTGTTTTGCCTTCAGCTGAGAGAGAAGCAGTGAAAGAACGTCTTTCCGCTGTTTGTCGCCGCTCTTCATAGCCTTTACCATTTCCGCACGTACTTCATAGATTTTCGACATACCTAAGCCTCCATATTTCAATCGAAAGTTTTCGTGAATAATTATGAGTTCTTGCTGGCAATGGTTACGGAAACCTTGTAGTTTCCGTAAATCCAGCACTTGGTGGAATTGCTGATTGTAAACGTAACCGGTGCTTCCGTCTGACCGGTGAAATTCTGCTTATCCGAAAGGTCAACACTGCCGATGACGCTGGTATCGGTCAGTTTTGCGAGTTCCTCCGGCGGTCCTACGGCGGTGACGGAAAGCCCCGTCGTGCGCACGGTGGCGTTCCGGTCGGTGCCCACATTCTTCACGTTGAAAACAGACGCCACAAGCTGCTTCGTTGCCATGTTGCTAAGATCCAACGTAACATGAGCGGTCGGCGAACTGCTGAGATTCTTGCAGGATGAGGGCAGCGTAATGTTTGCGTCAAACGAATTGTGTGTCGGGCTGATTAAGGAAAAATCAATTGGGTCAAGCGATATTGTGCCCATCATATTGTCAAGCACGGTTTTCGGCGCTGCGACGTCGATGGTGCTGGGCTGAATACTAATCTGGTCGGCACTGAGTGTCAGACCGGACGGTTTATTTGCAAAGGTCGCGGTAACCGTCATGGTCTTGCGCGGCAAAACGGGAATCGTGACGTCTACCTTTTCGGGGGTAACTGTCATGTTTCCTTTGTCCAGTTTATTGCCGTTCGCATCAAACAGCACAAGCGTCGCAGTAAACTGCAAGGAATCCGTCGGCGTGTTTGTCACCTCATATTGATACGCCACACGGTTCACCTGGTTGACTTCTTTTTCCGGACCGGCAATGGTGACGGTGTCGGAAGTCAGAACAGGGGAACCGACAAAATAAGAGGGGTCGGTTTTCAGCCCGCCTTTGTAGGTAATATCGCTTTCAATGTTGAATGTCTTTTCCCGGTAGCGGTCCACCATGAAGCTGACAACCTCCGGATCCGTGTGGTCCACCGTATACGCCGTACGCCCGAGGTTCGTTTCCGAATTCCGCACGGCAACCGGCAGCGAATAGTTTCCGGGGGTCGTGATGCTTGAGGCAGACGGAACATAGGCAACCAAGTCGGAAGCCTGTAGTTGAAATACGACCGCAGCATTTCCCTTCACATAAACCGAGGCGGTCGTGTTCGTCGGGCGGAAAACCTTCAATCCCTCGCTCTGCGCGGCATCGGAAAGCGTAATCTTCAGCGGGACACCTACAATCGCCCGCGGGTGATCTTCTGTGTTGGTGCAGGCCACAACGAACCATAGAACAATTGCCAACAGCACAGAAATCACAGCAACAAAGCGATTGTTGTAGAACAGGCGATTCCACTTAAAGCGTTTCTTAATTTTCGGCTGCTTGTCCTTTTTCATTGCTTTTTCCCCCTTCTGAATGAGGGAAAACGACTTTGCTTTTTCTCGTCCTTTTCCTCGGTGCTCTCCGCCAGCAAACGAGATTCAAGTTCACTTTGAAGCGTTTCCCGTGTGTAATTTCTAGTAATGACTCCGTTTGAAACAACAGAGATCTGGCCGGTTTCCTCGGAAACGACAACGATGACCGCATCGGAATTTTCGCTCATGCCGATTGCGGCACGGTGCCGCGTTCCGAGTTCAATCGCAACCCTGTCGCTCTTTGTCAGCGGAAGAATGCATCCAGCGGCATAGACCATGCCGTCGCGCAGAATCATGGCACCGTCGTGCAGAGGTGCCTTGTTGAAAAAGATATTGCAGATGAGCGGCACGCTCGGAAGGGCATTGATAATCGTTCCCGTGTCGATGATGTCACCGAGCTTTGTTTTCATTTCAAACACCATCAGGGCACCTGTCTTTTGTTTGGACATTTGGACTGCGGCTTCCACAACCGCATTGATGCAGAGGCGGTTCCTGCGGTAAATTTCCTCGGAAGTTCCGCCGCCCAGCCAAGATTTTCGGCCGAATTCGCTTCGCCCGATTTGTTCAAGCGCGCGCCGTATCTCCGGCTGAAAGACAATCATCACGAGAATCAGTGCATACTGAAACAGATACACCATGAGTGTCCTCATCATGGTCAGTTTCAGCAGAGTGGCAAGGCCCCACACTACCAGAAGAATGATTATGCCCTTGACCAGCTGCCCCGCGCGCGTTTCACGCACAAGCTTGATTGCGTTGTAAATGATGAAGGAAACGAGTATGATATCCAGTGCATCATTCCAACTGAACTGCCGGAGCATCTGGAGGAAGAGATGCCACGCCGCAATGATTTCATCCATACCTTTTTCCTTTCTTCCGCATATAACACTTAGTTTATTTTAACATATTTACTAGCACTTTCAATGCTTTGTCTGTCTTTTTTTGACTAAGATTCTTTTTACGGCATTCGCGGCGCCCTGAATATCCTGCATGGTCGTAAACGCAGACGGGCAGACCCTTACGGCTCCTGTCTCGATTGTTCCCATAAAGCGGTGAGCAGCGGGTGCGCAATGCAGTCCGGCACGAACCGCAACGCCTAACTCGTTCAGCTGACGGCCGACTATCTCGCTCTGCATTCCGCGGATGTTGAAGGACAGAACCGGAACATAGTATTTCGGGTCAGGCGCCGGAGTATAAAGCACAACGCCGTCCATCGCAGCCAGCTGGCGGTGCAGTTCACGCATCAAAGAGATTTCATGGTTAAAAATTCTTTGGATTCCGTGGCGGCGCACAAAACCGATTCCTGCCCTTAGGCCTGCAATTCCCGTCATATTCAGGGTTCCGCTCTCCATGCGTTCCGGCATGCCGGAAGGCTGCACAGGGTTGATAGATTCCGTGCCGGTTCCGCCCTCAATCAGCGTTGCGAGCGAGGAACCTTTCGCCGTAATGAGCATACCGGTCCCCATGGGGCCGTAAAGGCCTTTGTGCCCGGCTACGCAGAGGTAATCAATCTTGCTGTCCTGCAAGTCAATCGGCAGCAAACCGGCCGTCTGGGCACAGTCTACGGCAATCGGAATTTCATACTGATGCACAAGCGCGGCAATGCGCTCCACCGGCAGACGAATTCCCCACACATTCGATGCATGAGTGCAGATGACAAGCTTGGTATTTGGGCGCAGCGCTTTGCGGAACGAATTTACCGTACTGTCGTTGTCGCCGGGGTAAACACGAGCCTCGGTATAGGTTATGTCGAATGCTTTCAAAGCATGAAGCGGACGAATGACCGCATTGTGTTCCAAGCAGGAAATGACGACATGGTCACCCGGTTTCAGCAGCCCCTTAATCACATAGTTCATGGCATGCGTGCAGTTCAAAGTGAACGCCACGCATTCCGGGCCGGGTGCATGGAAAAATTCCGCCGCGTCGCTTCTGCAGCGGAAAATCTCTTCGGAAGAAGCCATTGCCAAGCTGTGGCCCGCTCTTCCCGGGTTCGCTCCGTACCGAACCAGTGCGTTCGCCACGGCTGCACGCACTTCACGCGGTTTCGGATAAGTAGTAGCAGCATTATCAAGGTAAATCATTCATCAGCCCTCCCACACGTCACGTCCAGCCACGGGTATTCCGGACTGGCGTAGAATCCGTTCTGCTTCATCTGTGCGAATCGGCACATAAAGTCCGTAGCCGCAGCCACGGCCGTCCGAATTATGATAAATCCTTTCGACACTTGAACGAATTCCGTAATGGGCAAGAAGTCTTTGCCCTTTCATCGCATAGGTGACTGATCCAATGAGAATCATAGGTCTTCCCACAGCAAATCCCCTCCGTTGGCGAACCGCCGATCAGAAGCCTGGACGAAAGGCCTGCTGCCCAGAAAACGGTGATGGAACGCCGATCCGAACAGAAAATGAGCCGGTCAGATCCTCATGGAAAAGAACCGGCGGTTCCTTTAGTAATACAGGATATGCTGTAGACCCCTGCTTTGCTTATAGCTGTTCCAGAAGGCAAACCGCGTGTGCTGCAATTCCCTCCTTGTTTCCGGTAAATCCGAGACCTTCTTCCGTGGTTGCCTTCACGCTGACGCTGTCGGCGGGCACGCCGCATACTCTTGCGATGTTATTCCGCATCTCCATAATATACGGTTTGAGCTTCGGTGCCTGTGCAATAATTGTCGCGTCGATGTTCCCCAAGCGCAGGTTCTTTTCGGCCAGCAGCGAGCAAACCTTCGCCAGCAGCTTCAGGCTGTCCGCACCGGCATAAGCCGGGTCATTGTCCGGGAAATGGGTTCCGATGTCGCCGAGCGCCGCGGCGCCGAGCAGGGCATCCATAATCGCGTGCGTGAGGACATCGGCATCCGAATGGCCCAGAAGCCCCTTTTCGGCTGGAATCTCAACGCCGCCGAGAATCAATTTTCTTCCCTCGGCAAACCGATGCACGTCATATCCATGACCGATTCTCATACCGATTCCTCCCTGCGCCGCAGAATGGTCTCTGCGGTGATGATATCGTCCTGCGTTGTCAGCTTGATATTCTCGTAGCTTCCGCGGCAGAGATGGACTCGAACGCCCATATGCTCGAGAAGCTGGCAGTCATCGGTGTAATCTGCGTTTTCCTCCTGCGCCCGGCGCATGGCGGCTTCATAATCGCTGCGGCGGAACACCTGCGGCGTCTGGACCGCCCAAAGGCAGCTGCGGTCCGGCGTGGAATCGATAAAGCCGGCGCTGTCCGTTATCTTAATGGTGTCCTTGACCGGAACGGCAAGGGCAGATGCGCCATGTTCACGCGCGTCCGCAACGCAGGCGTCAATCTCCTCCGGGCGGACAAGCGGACGGGCACCGTCGTGCACCGCCACAAGCTCCGCTTCGTGCGGAACAGCCGCAAGGCCCGCGGCGGCGGACTGCTGGCGTGTTTCCCCGCCGGGGACAATGGAGATGATTTTTTTCGCGTCGATTCCGCGTGCGATGATTCGCATTTGGTCAAGCTCCTCTTCCCGGCAGACGACGACGATTGAACCGATTTCGCCTGCCTTTTCGAACGCCAAAATCGTCCGAGCGACAGACGGCATTCCGAGAAGGGGAAAAAATTGTTTTCCAACAGAAAGATTCATTCTTGTGGAAGCGCCTGCGGCAAGAATTACCGCACAGCACTGATTTCCGTTACTCAAATTCATGGCTCCTAACTCTAAAAGACTGCTTGCTATTTCCTGATTATCAGGATATAGTAAAAGAAAAAAACGTAAGAAAATGGTGAAGAGGATGAAAAAAGATTATTTAGCAACACCGGAGCTGCCTGCAAAACGTGTTAGCGATTCTGAAATTGAGCAGGTGCAGCCCGTTTTTAAAGCTCATCTGAATTCGCAGAATCGTCTGTTCGGCGGGCAGCTCGTTGCATGGATTGACATTGTTGCCGGCGCTGTCGCACGCCGCCACTGCAACCGCAACGTTACAACCGCCGTCATCGACAGCCTGCAGTTCAAAGAACCCGTTTTCCCCGATGACGTCGTCGTTCTTTACGGACGAATGACCTATGTGGGCAAAACCTCCATGGAAGTTCGGGTCGACAGCTATGTGGAAGCCCTCGACGGCAACCGGAAACTTGTAAACACCGCATATCTTGTACTTGTGGCACTTGACGAAAACGGCAAGCCGACACCCGTGCCGCGGCTGATTTGCGAAACACCGGCCGAAAAAGCCGAGTGGGAAGCCGGTGAAAAACGCCGCCAGCTCCGCGAAAAACGGCGCTCCGAGATGTTTTAGTAGGCGTGTTTCAGTTTGCTGCGCACTCTTTGAAGGGCATTGTCCGCCGCCTTTTCGGTGACGGACATTTTTTCTGCAATCTCGCGGTAGCTGCAGCCGCTGAGATAAAGCCGGAGGGCTTTCTGCTCCATAGGTGTCAAAAGCTGCTCCAAGCGTTTCTGAAAAATTTCAAAGCTTTCTCGGTTGTCAACAAGGACCTGCGGGTCCGCGGAACAGTCCGCAGGAAAATCCGGCGCATCTTCCCCGCTGAGCGAAACGAAATTGCTCAGCGGACTGTTTTTCTTGCCCATCGCGGAACGGTAGGCCATGATGACGCGGTTTGAAATACAAACATCCGCGTAGGTGCGGAACGAGGCGCTGCGCTCCGGATTATAACTCTCCGCGGCAAGGAGAAGGCCCAAGAGGCCCTCTTGGCACAGATCCTCTGATTCCACACCGGCAGCATGGTAAGGGGAAACCTTTGCCCGAATAAAGGAGATGTAGCGCTCCGTCAGCTCGGCAAATGCCTCTGCGTTTCCTTCCTTAACGAGCGCCGCCAACTGCGCATCGTCGCAGGCTGTAAGACTGTCGATTCTGTGGGCGGACAAATCCATCACCCCCGGAAAATGCGATGATTTGAGTTTCATCATACTCTAACACCGGGCGTAAGTCAACCGCCCTCCTCGACGGGAATATTGCATTGAAACCCGTCGAAGATAGGAGTATAATGTCAAAAGAATATACGCAGGAGGAATTATCGGATGGTTTCTCACGTGTACAGCATGGGCCTGTATGGCATGGAGGCTTTTCCTGTGGAAGTGGAAGCCGACCTTTCGCAGGGGCTTCCGTCGTTCGAGGTGGTCGGCCTTCCCGGCACCGCGGTGAAAGAATCGCGCGACCGCGTGCGTTCCGCAATCAAAAACTGCGGGTATGAATTTCCCGTCAGCCGCATTACGGTGAATCTCGCGCCGGCTGACCAGAAAAAGGAAGGGCCGCTCTATGACCTGCCCGTGCTGATTGCACTGCTGAAAGCCAGCAAACAGCTCGACTGCGGCACCGACGACAGCGTCTTCATCGGCGAGCTTTCTCTGACAGGCGAAGTAAGAAGCGTCCGCGGTGTTCTTCCCATGGCCATTGAGGCAAAGAAGCGCGGCTTTCGGCGCATATTTGTTCCCTGCGACAATGCCGCGGAGGGTGCTGTTGTAAAGGGGCTGGACGTCTTTCCCGTCAAAAATCTTCCAGAGCTGCTCCGCCACCTGACAGGTGCCGAAGCCATTTCGCCGGCCTCTGCAAATGAAACGGAGAATCTTATCTCTCCCCCCGCTGCTGATTTCGCCGATGTGCGCGGCCAGCTGCAGGCGAAGCGCGCGCTCGAAATTGCGGCAGCCGGGGGGCATAATGTGCTCCTCGTCGGTTCGCCCGGCTCGGGAAAAAGCATGCTCGCCAAACGACTGCCGTCCATTCTGCCGGACATGACCTTTGAAGAAATGATTGAAACCACCAAAATTCATTCCATAGCGGGGGCGATTCCGCCCGGCGTTTCCCTAATCCGCACACGGCCGTTTCGTGCCCCCCATCACACCGTTTCGCCCGCCGGACTCTCCGGGGGAGGAAGTATTCCGCGCCCCGGCGAAATCTCGCTTGCGCACAACGGTGTTCTGTTTCTGGACGAGCTTCCCGAATTCTCCCGGGGAGCCATGGAAGTTCTCCGCCAGCCGATTGAAAATGGTATGGTGACAATCTCCCGCGCAGGCGGCACCGTTTCGTATCCCTGCTCCGTCATGCTCGTTGCCGCGATGAATCCGTGCCCGTGCGGTTATTTTGGACATCCGAAGCGCAGGTGCATCTGTTCGCCGCAGGCGGTGACGCGATACCTCTCCCGCGTTTCCGGCCCGCTGCTGGACCGGATTGACCTTCACATTGAGGTTCCTCCCGTGGAATTTG
This genomic interval carries:
- the ispD gene encoding 2-C-methyl-D-erythritol 4-phosphate cytidylyltransferase is translated as MSNGNQCCAVILAAGASTRMNLSVGKQFFPLLGMPSVARTILAFEKAGEIGSIVVVCREEELDQMRIIARGIDAKKIISIVPGGETRQQSAAAGLAAVPHEAELVAVHDGARPLVRPEEIDACVADAREHGASALAVPVKDTIKITDSAGFIDSTPDRSCLWAVQTPQVFRRSDYEAAMRRAQEENADYTDDCQLLEHMGVRVHLCRGSYENIKLTTQDDIITAETILRRREESV
- a CDS encoding acyl-CoA thioesterase, whose translation is MKKDYLATPELPAKRVSDSEIEQVQPVFKAHLNSQNRLFGGQLVAWIDIVAGAVARRHCNRNVTTAVIDSLQFKEPVFPDDVVVLYGRMTYVGKTSMEVRVDSYVEALDGNRKLVNTAYLVLVALDENGKPTPVPRLICETPAEKAEWEAGEKRRQLREKRRSEMF
- a CDS encoding sigma-70 family RNA polymerase sigma factor; translation: MMKLKSSHFPGVMDLSAHRIDSLTACDDAQLAALVKEGNAEAFAELTERYISFIRAKVSPYHAAGVESEDLCQEGLLGLLLAAESYNPERSASFRTYADVCISNRVIMAYRSAMGKKNSPLSNFVSLSGEDAPDFPADCSADPQVLVDNRESFEIFQKRLEQLLTPMEQKALRLYLSGCSYREIAEKMSVTEKAADNALQRVRSKLKHAY
- a CDS encoding YifB family Mg chelatase-like AAA ATPase, whose amino-acid sequence is MVSHVYSMGLYGMEAFPVEVEADLSQGLPSFEVVGLPGTAVKESRDRVRSAIKNCGYEFPVSRITVNLAPADQKKEGPLYDLPVLIALLKASKQLDCGTDDSVFIGELSLTGEVRSVRGVLPMAIEAKKRGFRRIFVPCDNAAEGAVVKGLDVFPVKNLPELLRHLTGAEAISPASANETENLISPPAADFADVRGQLQAKRALEIAAAGGHNVLLVGSPGSGKSMLAKRLPSILPDMTFEEMIETTKIHSIAGAIPPGVSLIRTRPFRAPHHTVSPAGLSGGGSIPRPGEISLAHNGVLFLDELPEFSRGAMEVLRQPIENGMVTISRAGGTVSYPCSVMLVAAMNPCPCGYFGHPKRRCICSPQAVTRYLSRVSGPLLDRIDLHIEVPPVEFDELSSDEKAESSAEIRKRVNAARAIQNQRFHGTGITCNARITPDRLREFCPMSEKSRNLLKTAFERLGLSARAYDRVLKVCRTIADLDGSETIEPQHIAEAVRYRSLDRKYWLKEL